GGCGCAATTTGATTCCTTGATTGGCAACGCTAACAATCTTGTTTCTAATGTCAATAATGTGGCCTTAAATGTGGATAAACGCATCAAGCAGGGGCAATACGACTTTAAAGCGATGTTCACTCCCTTAATCATGCAAGCACAGTTGAGCTTGAGAAACATTGATAATTTTGTGGAAAAAGGCTCTGCTTTGATAGATAAATTTGACGCTAACCCCTATAAAACGATTTTTGGAGAAAGGAAATAATCATGAGAGCTACGGCGATAAAAATCTTTTCACTCTCATCAGCATTAGCGTTGTTGCTTCAGGGTTGCTTGAGCATCAATTTAAAACAAATGCTACCAGAGATCAGAACTTATGATTTGAATGCGAGTTCTTTTGAAATAACGCAATGCCCTAAACCTTTGACGGAAGTGAGACTCATTAGTATTTTGAGCGCGGATTTATTCAACACTAAAGAGATCGTGTTTAAAGCCAAAGACGGGCAGATCACGCATGGGAAGCACCAAAAATGGATAGACTTGCCTCGCAACATGTTAAAAACCATGTTCATGCAAGAAGCGCAAAAAGCATGCTTAGGCGTGGCTTTGCCTCCTTATGGTGCGGGCGCGCCAACTTATGCGGTTCGTTTTACGATTTTATCGTTTTCTCTTTTAGAAAAAGAAAATTCTACCTATAGGGCGGAATTTGCGCTAGGCTATGATATTAGCGTGAAAGGCGATTCGCATTCTGGAGTGATCATTAAGCATGAAAATATTTCTAGCCTGGAGAATAAAACGACCAAAACGAGTAAAAATGGCAATCAAGATTTTCAAGAAAGCGCGATACAATCCCTCCAACATGTGAGCGTGCAAGCGATGCAAGAAGCGATTTCTTTGATTAAAAAAGCGGTTGAAGCGCAAAGCGTAAGCTCGTTAAAAAAATAAAACATAAGGAGGAATTATTTGAATTTACGATTGGCTGGAGCAAGCGTTTTAACGGCTTGTGTCTTTTCTGGGTGTTTTTTTTTAAAAATGTTTGATAAAAAACTTTCTAGCAATGATTGGCATATCCAAAAAGTAGAAATGAACCATCAAGTGTATGACATTGAAACCATGCTCGCTGATAGCGCTTTTAGAGAGCACGAAGAAGAGCAAGATTCCTCTCTCAATACCGCTTTACCTGAGGATAAAGCAGCGCTTGAAGCCAAAGAGCAGGAACGAAAAGAAAAAAGGAAACACTGGTATGAGCTTTTCAAAAAGAAGCCAAAGCCTAAAAGCTCTATGGGAGAGTTTGTGTTTGACCAAAAAGAAAATCGTATTTATGGGAAAGGCTATTGCAACCGGTATTTTGCCAGCTATGTATGGCAGGGCGATAGGCACATTGGAATTGAAGATAGCGGGATTTCAAGAAAAGTGTGTAAAGATGAGCATTTAATGGCGTTTGAATTGGAATTTATGGAGAATTTTAAGGGTAATTTTACGGTAACTAAGGGCAAAGATACGCTCATTTTAGATAACCAAAAAATGAAAATTTATTTAAAAACGCCTTGAATGGGTTTTTGATTTCAAAACAATCTAAAACCGCTAAATTAGGGATTAAAAAGAAATTTTTAAGCGCTTTTTAAGAGGTTGTCGCTTGCTTTTTGTTGGCTTTTTTATTATTGATCGCAAAAGATGCTTTGAGCATTTTTAGATTTAAGCGCCAAAAAGCCCCATAAAAGGACTTTTTAAAATCAAAAAGAGGGTTTTGGGGTTTTGTCTGTTATTACAGGGAGTTCTGGATAGAGTATTTTAGGTTTTTTACCCTTTAAAGCTTCAAAGAAGATTTCAATTTTTTTCGCTTCTTCATCGCTGATTTCAATGCCTAACTGGATAGAGCCCATTTCTTTAATCGCATCCTTGACATCCCAAAATTGCCCGTTATGGAAATAAGGCATCGTTTCGGTGATATTCCTTAAAGTAGGCACTTTCACAAGCCCGTTTTTATCGCCTTTGAAATCGCCCACATTAGCGAATTTATAAGGTTTGACCACCCCAAAAGGTTGCATCGTTCCCCCAAGATTAATGCCGTTATGGCAAGCCACACAGCCTTTAGAAATGAATAAATCCAGCCCTTCTTTTTCGGCTTTACTGAGCGCTTTAGGATTGCCTCTTAAAAAATCATCATAACGGCTTGGAGTGATAAGCGTGGCTTCAAACATAGCGATACTATCTGCGATCAATTTAAAATCAATTTTGACTTTAGAGCCATAAGCTTTTCTAAAGAGTTTGACATAGCCTGGCATGGAATTGATTTTTTCTACCACCACTTTAGGATCAGCCCCCATTTCAAAAGAAGACTGGATGGGTCCTTGCGCTTGTTCGTTTAAATGCGTAACCCTACCATCCCAAAACTGCACATCGTTAAACACAGAGTTATACACTGTTGGGGAGCTTAAAAGGTGGGGGTTTTTCTTCCATTGAGAACCTATAGCACTTGGGACTAAATCTACCCCGCCTAAGCCTAGATTATGGCATGTGTTACAAGACACGAGATAGGAAGTGGAAATCCTAGGGTCAAAATAGAGCATTTTACCCAATTCCACTTGAGCGGAGGTCATAATCTCGCTGTTTTTGGTGCCAATACCCACATCTCTGGTTTTTTTAATCTGGTATTCTTTGAGCGCTTTGCCCATAGGCATGGGTTCTAATTGGCTTTCCCTCGCTTTTTTGATCAAATCCATATCGCTTAAAGCATGAACGCAAGAAAAAGCCAAGCAAATGCTCAATAAAATGGATTTTTTCACGATGAACTCCTAAAATAGCATTAAAAATAATAAAAACTTTCTTATTATAACCACCATTTTAAAATAATTTAGCGCTAAGTGAACTGATAAAGAGTTTTTTAAAGAGCGGTAGGTATAATGGCATTAAATCCAAATAGGGGTTATACAATGAAAGAGAATAAAGCCTTCACGCATTTGCACTTGCACACGGAATATTCGCTTTTAGACGGGGCGAACAAGATTAAAATTCTAGCCAAACGCATTAAAGAATTGGGTATGAAAAGCGTGAGCGTAACCGATCATGGGAACATGTTTGGAGCGATTGATTTTTATACGAGCATGAAAAAAGAAGGCATTAAGCCTATCATCGGCATGGAAGCGTATATCCATAATGATGACAACCTTTCTAGCAAAGAAACCAAACAACGCTTCCATTTGTGCCTGTTCGCTAAAAACCAAGAGGGCTATGAAAATTTAATGTTCTTAAGCTCTATGGCGTATTTAGAAGGGTTTTATTATTTCCCGCGCATCAATAAAAAGCTTTTAAGAGAGCATTCTAAAGGCATTATCGCTTCTAGCGCGTGCTTGCAAGGGGAAGTCAATTACCATTTGAATACTAATAATGAGAGAAACCGCAAGTATGGGGCTAAAGGCTATGATGAAGCCAAAAAAATCGCTTGTGAATACCAAGAGATTTTTGAAGACGATTTTTATTTAGAGATCATGCGCCATGGCATTTTAGATCAGCGATTCATTGATGAGCAAGTCATTAAAATGTCTTTAGAGACAGGGTTAAAAATCATTGCCACAAACGACACCCACTACACCATGCCTAATGACGCTAAAGCTCAAGAAGTAGCGATGTGCGTAGCGATGGGTAAAACCCTAAACGATAAAGCACGCCTAAAACACTCCGTGCATGAGTTTTACATTAAATCCCCTGAAGAAATGGCGAAGCTGTTTGCAGATATTCCAGAAGCTTTAGAAAACACCCAAGAAATCGCTGATAAATGCGTTTTAGAGATTGATTTAAAAGACGATAAAAAGAACCCTCCAACCCCTCCAAGCTTCAAATTCACTAAAGCTTACGCTCAAGAAGAGGGGCTGAATTTTGAAGATGACGCTTCTTATTTCGCCTATAAGGCTAGAGAGGGCTTGAAAGAGCGCTTAGTTTTAGTGCCAAAAGAAAAGCATGATCAATACAAAGAACGCTTGGAAAAAGAAATTGAAGTCATTACGAACATGAAATTCCCAGGGTATATGCTGATTGTGTGGGATTTTATCCGTTACGCTAAAGAAATGGGCATTCCTGTAGGGCCTGGTAGGGGGAGTGCGGCCGGGAGTTTGGTGGCTTTTGCCTTAAAAATCACGGATATTGACCCTTTGAAATACGATTTGCTCTTTGAAAGGTTTTTAAACCCTGAAAGAGTCAGCATGCCTGATATTGATACGGATTTTTGCCAGCGCCGGCGTAAGGAAATCATAGAATACATGATTGAAAAATACGGCAAATACAATGTGGCTCAAGTCATCACCTTTAATAAGATGTTGGCTAAAGGCGTGATCAGAGATGTTGCAAGGGTTTTGGACATGCCTTATAAAGAAGCGGATGATTTCGCCAAACTCATACCCAACCGCTTAGGCATCACGCTTAAGGGCTATGAAAAAAATGGCGAGTTTATAGAGGGGGCGTGGGAATTAGAGCCTAAGATCAAGGAATTAGTAGAAAGCAATGAAACGGCCAGACAAGTGTGGGAGTATTCGCTCAATTTAGAGAATTTGAATCGTAACGCGGGCGTGCATGCCGCAGCCTTAGTGGTGGATAGCCAAAAAGAGTTGTGGCATAAAACCCCTTTGTTTGCCTCTGAAAAAACCGGCGGTATCGTTACGCAATATTCCATGAAGTATTTAGAGCCGGTGGATTTGATTAAGTTTGACTTTTTGGGGCTTAAAACCTTGACCGTGATTGATGATGCGCTTAAAATCATTAAAACGCAACACAAAATTAGCGTGGATTTTTTATCGTTGGATATGGACGATCCGAAAGTGTATAAAACGATCCAAAGCGGGGATACGGTGGGGATATTCCAGATTGAATCCGGGATGTTTCAAGGGCTTAACAAACGCTTAAGGCCTTCAAGCTTTGAAGACATTATCGCCATTATCGCGCTAGGCAGACCAGGGCCTATGGAATCAGGCATGGTAGATGATTTTGTGAATAGAAAGCATGGAATTGAGCCTATCGCTTATGCGTTTAAAGAATTAGAGTCGATTTTAAAGCCCACTTACGGCACGATCGTCTATCAAGAGCAAGTGATGCAAATCGTGCAAACTATCGGCGGTTTTAGTTTGGGTGAAGCGGATTTGATCCGCCGCGCTATGGGGAAAAAAGACGCTCAAATCATGGCGGACAATAAGGATAAGTTTGTAGAAGGCGCTAAGAATTTAGGGCATGATGACCAAAAAGCGGCTAATTTGTGGGATTTGATCGTTAAATTTGCCGGCTATGGTTTCAACAAATCGCATTCAGCCGCCTATGCGATGATCACTTTCCAAACGGCGTATTTAAAGACTTATTACAAGCATGAGTTCATGGCAGCGATGCTCACTAGTGAATCCAATAAGATTGAATCCGTGGCGCGCTATATTGATGAGGTCAGGGCTTTAGAAATTGAAGTGATGCCCCCACACATCAATTCTTCTATGCAAGATTTCAGCGTGGCGGAGTTTAAAAATCAAAAGGGCGAGCTAGAAAAGAAAATCGTGTTTGGTTTAGGAGCGATTAAAGGGGTTGGGGGTGAGCCGATTAAAAACATCATTGAAGAAAGGACTAAAGGGGATTATAAGAGTTTGGAAGATTTTATTTCACGGGTGGATTTTTCTAAACTCACTAAAAAATCTTTAGAGCCATTAGTGAAATCAGGGAGCTTGGATAACTTAGGCTACACCCGAAAAACCATGCTCGCTAACTTGGATTTGATCTGTGATGCTGGGCGCGCTAAAGACAAGGCTAATGAAATGATGCAAGGGGGTAACTCCCTTTTTGGGGCAATGGATGGCGGGACAAAAGAGCAGGTTATTTTAGACATGATTGATTTGGGCGAACATGACGCTAAAACGCTTTTAGAATGCGAATACGAGACTTTAGGCATCCATGTTTCAGGCAATCCCTTAGACGAATTTAAAGAAGAAATTAAGGGCTTTAAAAATTTAGTCAAAAGCATTGATATTGAAGAGTTAGAAATCGGCTCGCAAGCTTATTTGCTGGGTAAAATCATGGAAGTTAAAAAGAAAATTGGCAAACGAAGCGGTAAGCCTTATGGCACAGCGGACATTTTGGATGGATACGGCAAGTTTGAGCTCATGCTGTTTGAAAAGCAATTGAATGCTTTAGAAGAGTTGGATATTAATAAGCCTCTAGTGTTTAAATGCAAGATTGAAGAGCAAGAAGAAGTGGCGCGATTAAGGCTTTTTGAAATCTTGGATTTAGAGAGCGCTAGAGAGGTTAAAATCCCTAAAGCCCGTTATAAAGACCCTGAAAAGCAAAAAGAAGAGGTGCGCGAAATCCCCCCCATTGAAATACTCGCTTCCAGCTCTTGCTCTTTAGCGATCGTGTTAGAAAACGATGTGAAAAAAGAGTTTTTAAGACAAATCAAAGAGAGCGCTTTAAAACACCAGGGCAAACGCCCCTTGTATTTGATCATCAAAGATAAGGGCAAGCAATTCAAAATCCAAAGCGATTTAATGGTCAATGAAAAGATTAAGGACGATTTTAAAGGGTTAAAGTGGAGGGACTTAGCTTGAGGATCAACCAATTTTTAGCCCATTATACTAAGCACTCAAGAAGAGAAGCTGAAAAATTGGTTTTAGAAGGGCGGATTAAAATCAATCATGAGCATGCCAAACTCGCTAGCGTGGTTAAAGAAAACGACAAGGTGTTTTTAGACAAACGACTCATCAAGCCCTTAAAAAACAAAAGATTCAGCGTGCTGGTTTATCACAAGCCAAAGGGCGAATTAGTGAGTAAAAACGATCCCTTAAAACGGCGCGTGATTTATGAAAGCTTGGAGAAAAAATACGCCCATTTTGCACCTGTGGGGCGTTTGGATTTTGCGAGTGAAGGGGTGCTATTATTGAGCGATAGTAAGGCGGTGGTGAGCGCTTTAATGCATGCGAATTTAGAAAAAGAGTATCTTGTTAAAATTCAAGGCTTTGTTACAAGAGAGATGGAAAATGCGATGCAAGAGGGCTTGAAATTAGAAAACGCTACTAAGGGAGCGCACCAAAAAACTCCCATTAAAAGCATGGAATTTGCCCCCTTTATTGGTTATGAAATCATCAAAAACCATGCCAAATATTCTAAACTTAGAGTCGTTATCAATGAGGGGAAAAACAGAGAATTGAGGCGCTTTTTTGCGTTTTTTAACGCTGGAGTGTTGGATTTGAGGCGCGTTCGTTATGGTTTTGTGAATTTGAATGCCTTGCCGGTAGGGAAAATGCGTTTTCTAAACCGCCAAGAATATAGCGAATTGCATGCGTTTATGGCTAATGCGGCTAAGGTTAAAGGGGATTAGCTTACGAGTTATGCTATACTTTGGAGTTGGGGGAAATAAAAAATAAGGATTATCATGTCAGAAATTATTAACGGGAAGAATTACGCAGAGAAAATCGCTCATCAAGCGGTAGTGGTTAATGTTGGGGCGAATTGGTGTCCGGATTGCAGAAAGATTGAGCCGATTATGGAAAATTTAGCCAAAACTTACAAAGGCAAGGTGGAATTTTTTAAGGTTTCTTTTGATGAGAGCCAGGATTTAAAAGAGAGCTTAGGCATCCGCAAAATCCCTACTTTGATTTTTTACAAAAACGGGAGAGAAGTGGGTGAAAGGCTTGTAGAGCCCGGATCTTCAAAGCCGATTGAAGACGCTCTAAAAGCGTTACTATAAAGGGCGTTGAAGAGTCTTGTTATTAAAATAAGAACCCATAGAAATCTTTTTAGCCCCCTTTTTTATAAAGGGGCTAGCTTCAAATAGCTTTTATATTGTTTCTTTATCCTAAAAAATCATTTTTATCGTTTTTAAATAAGCATGAAATAAGCATGTTTGTTAAAAAAGTTTCTTCAATTAAGCTAAAAATGAGCGAATTTGTGGTATTAATGCTTGCAGTGTGAAATTTGTAGGGCTAGAACTTGTAAAATGTGAAAAAAAAGACACATAAAATGCTAAAATCTGCAAAAATACTGATAATGTGTTTATATTAGAAGTTTAAAATTAGGAACGGAAGTATCTGTTTTAAATTTTGAATAGGGAGTTTCTATCACTATGGTATTGAAAATAAAATTAAAAATTATAAGCTCGGTGATTTTGAGTGCTTTATTGTGGGTGGGTTGTTCAAGCGAAATGGCAACTTATCAAAATGTGAATGATGCCACTAAAAATACGACTGCAAGCATTAATAGCACGGATTTATTGCTAACCGCTAACGCAATGTTAGATTCCATGTTTAGCGACCCTAATTTTGAGCAACTCAAGGGCAAGCATTTGATTGAAGTATCAGATGTGATTAACGACACCACGCAACCCAATTTGGATATGAATCTTCTCACGACTGAAATCGCGAGGCAGTTGCGGTTGCGATCTAATGGGAGGTTTAATATCACAAGGGCGAGTGGAGGGAGTGGCATTGCAGCCGATAGCAGAATGGTGAAACAGCGCGAAAAAGAACGAGAGAGCGAAGAGTATAATCAAGACACCACTGTAGAAAAAGGCACTTTAAAAGCCGCTGATTTATCTTTAAGTGGTAAAGTATCTAGTATCGCAGCCTCTATTAGTAGTTCTAGGCAACGCTTGGACTATGACTTCACCCTAAGCCTTACTAATAGGAAAACGGGTGAAGAGGTATGGAGCGATGTTAAGCCTATTGTGAAAAATGCTAGCAATAAGCGTATGTTTTAAATTTATATTTGAAAGGATGAGCGATGAAAAATCAAGTTAAAAAGATTTTAGGGATGAGTGTGGTAGCAGCGATGGTGATCGTAGGTTGTAGCCATGCCCCAAAATCAGGTATCAGTAAAAGCAATAAGGCATACAAAGAAGCGACTAAAGGTGCTCCTGATTGGGTTGTAGGGGATTTAGAAAAAGTGGCGAAGTATGAAAAATATTCAGGAGTCTTTTTAGGAAGGGCTGAAGATTTGATCACTAATAATGATGTGGATTATTCTACTAACCAGGCTACAGCGAAAGCTAGGGCTAATTTAGCGGCGAATTTAAAATCCACTTTACAAAAAGATTTGGAAAATGAAAAAACTAGAACTGTGGATGCTTCTGGTAAAAGATCAATAAGCGGCACTGATACTGAAAAAATTTCTCAATTAGTGGATAAGGAATTGATCGCTTCTAAAATGCTTGCCCGCTATGTCGGTAAAGATAGGGTTTTTGTTTTAGTTGGCTTGGATAAGCAAATTGTGGATAAAGTGCGCGAAGAGTTAGGCATGGTTAAAAAGTAGGATTTTAATGAAACGCCTTACTATTGCGCTTGCTTTGGTATTGGGAGTTGCGTGGGGGAAATCCTTGCCTAAGTGGGCGAGAGATTGCTCAAAAGAAGTGCAGATTGAAAAGACCCGAACCAAAGATGAAAAAATTTTAGTGTGTGGGATGAGCGATATATCGCTTTCAGATATGGATTATAGCTTGTCCTCAGCCAAACGAAACGCCTTAGAGAAAGTGATGGAAGCTTTCAGGGGGGATAAAATAGAGATTAAGGCTAGTGAGCTAAAGGCCACTTTTATTGATACGGATAAAGTTTATGTGCTTCTAAAGATCACTAAGGAACACATCGCTTTAATGAATGAGTAAGGATTAATAATGAAAAAGATTATTCTTGCATGCCTTATGGCTTTTGTAGGTGTCCATTTAAGTGCAGAGCCTAAGTGGTATAGCAAGGCCTATAACAAAACAAACACCCAAAAAGGCTATCTTTATGGGAGTGGTTCAGCCACTTCTAAAGAAGCTTCTAAACAAAAAGCGTTAGCGGATTTAGTGGCGTCTATTAGCGTGGTGGTTAATTCACAAATCCATATTCAAAAAAGTCGTGTGGATAATAAGTTAAAATCTAGTGATTCACAAACGATTAACTTAAAAACCGATGACTTGGAATTGGATAATGTAGAAATTGTCAATCAAGAAGCGCAAAAAGGGATCTACTACACCAGAGTAAGGATTAATCAAAACTTGTTCTTGCAGGGTTTAAGGGATAAGTATAACGCTCTTTATGGGCAGTTTTCCACCTTAATGCCTAAGGTTTGCAAAGGGGTTTTTTTACAGCAATCTAAGAGCATGGGGGATTTATTGGCTAAAGCGATGCCTATAGAAAGGATTTTAAAAGCGTATTCTGTCCCGGTGAGTTCGTTAGAAAATTATGAAAAAATCTATTACCAAAACGCTTTCAAACCTAAAGTGCAAATCACTTTTGATAACAACAGCGATACAGAGATTAAAACTGCTCTCATAAGTGCTTATGCCAGAGTGCTAACCCCTAGCGATGAAGAAAAACTCTATCAAATCAAAAATGAAGTTTTCACAGACAGTGCTAATGGTATCACGCGCATTAGAGTGATTATTAGTGCGAGCGATTGCCAAGGCACGCCTGTATTGAATAGAAGCCTTGAAGTGGATGAAAAGAATAAGAATTTTGCTATCACGCGCTTACAATCTTTGCTTTATAAAGAGCTGAAAGATTATGCCAATAAAGAAGGGCAAGGCAATACGGGGTTATAATGCCAATCCCCCCTTGCACTTGCTTCTTAATTTGCTTAAAGCCGTAAAAATAAGTTTTACCATAAGTCTGAAGTAATCTAACAAAAACCCCGTTTTTAAAGATTAAAGAAATTAAAACCTAAAGATAAGGCTTATTGATGCTCTATTAAAGCAGAGTCTTTTACTTCATTTAAAAAGGGTTAAAAGTGGGTTAAACCCCTAAAACACCCACCCATAATTAAAAAACACCTTAAAATGGCTGCCCCCTTCATTGAGGGTGATAGAATTGGTGGTTGTGCCATCGCTAGAAACGACCCTAGATTTCAACTGGACTAAAGGAACGCTAATGCCTACAGAATATTTAGAATGCTTGTAGCGGTAATTCAACCCACCGGTTACATTTAAATTACCGCTCTCTTTGTATTGGTTCAACAAATAATAGCTGTTGTATAAGCCTCTTAACCCCCCAAACACCCCAAGAGATGAAGTGAAAACTTTCTTGGTTAGATTGTTTTTAGGGTTTTTTTCGTTAGTGTAATTGGTGATAAAATCAAATAACACATCCATTCCCACACCATAGCTTAATTGTTGGATTTTTTCGTTATTGGCTTGAGCGTAGTTGTATTTGATAATGCCATAAGAAGATAACCCTAGGTAATCATTAAAATATTTTTGATAGCCCATTTTAAGATTAACGCCTAACAGGGGGGCTCCAAATGGCCGTGAGGTTTTTGAAGCGTGATAGGTAGTGGCGCTAGATCTAGTAGATGAAAGGCTTTGACTGATCGCATTAAGCATAGTGGTCGCAAAATCTTGCGTGTTCAAACTAGCGTTTAAATAGTTGGTTTGGCTGCTCAAATTAGTAAAATCCACCGGTAGGGCGTTTTGATCAATGAGTTGCTGCCAAACAGCGCTTGTAACGCCTATAAGCCCAGCGGGGACTTGAGAGCAATCAGTATAGATGGAGTTAGGATAGCTGCCCGCTGTATAGGGCTTATCTTTAAAACGAGAACACACATCATAGGTAGAGCCATCGGTGTCTCGCACTTCGTGCCCGTTGTCAAACACTTGCACCTCTTTCCCATCCACCTGCTCTATCCTCCCGCCCTTACAGCGCTCTTCTGGTCCATTGCCTTCTTCACACATGCGCACTCTCTGATAAGTCATGTTTCCGTTATGCGTATAGCCTAAAGTGTGCCCATATTCATGGATAATGTCTCTTAATTGCATGATGGCGACCTTATTCAAATCTTTGCCAAACAGTATTTCAGGATCTAAGAAAGGAGACAATATCCCTAAAGCGCCATAATTGGTGCCGTCATCGCCTGGGCCATTCGGACCGCCATATTGAGACCCTAACCCTAAATCCCCTCCTCTTGTGGGCAAGAGATTCACATAAATATTATTAGCGACTCTATAGCTATAGATAACATCTTGCGGCGTTAATACCACTGAGCCTGTTTGTCCGTTTTCTATATTGTATTCATCTCCAGCATTTTTAGCGATCAATTTAGGATCAACAAGCCCATCGTTGTAAGGATTCACGCATGTAAGGTAATCAGAATAACATGGCGCTGATAGGTTGTTGTCGCTAAACTGAAAGGGGGCGTTTTTAACGGCATCTTCCCAAGATTTAGAATCAAACACCGCCATCATATTCAGCATTAAATTGGTCAAATTTTTAGCGTCTTGAGAGGTGAAAGGCGGCACTTTAGCCACACAATTTTCTTGATTTTCGTATGGAGGGCATGGGGGTTTAGAACCACTGCCGTTACCGCTAGAAAATTGGTTGTAATTGATATAAGTCATTTGAAGATTGGTCGTAACCTTACTGAGCTTGTCAAACAGATTCTGCGTGCTGGCATCAGAAAATCGTGTGGTGGTGGTTTGGAGTTGTTGGAAGCCATCAGCGTTAAGTTGCGGATCGTTAAACAAGCTTGCGGGCAGAATGA
This region of Helicobacter pylori genomic DNA includes:
- a CDS encoding outer membrane beta-barrel protein, encoding MLKLASKTICLSLIGSFTALEAYQKHQKDGFFIEAGFETGLLQGTQTQEQTIATTQEKPKPKPKPKPVTPQSTYGKYYISQSTILKNATELFAEDNITNLTFYSSTPVYVTAYNQESAEEAGYGNNSLIMIQNFLPYNLNNVELSYTDNQGNVVSLGVIETIPKQSQIILPASLFNDPQLNADGFQQLQTTTTRFSDASTQNLFDKLSKVTTNLQMTYINYNQFSSGNGSGSKPPCPPYENQENCVAKVPPFTSQDAKNLTNLMLNMMAVFDSKSWEDAVKNAPFQFSDNNLSAPCYSDYLTCVNPYNDGLVDPKLIAKNAGDEYNIENGQTGSVVLTPQDVIYSYRVANNIYVNLLPTRGGDLGLGSQYGGPNGPGDDGTNYGALGILSPFLDPEILFGKDLNKVAIMQLRDIIHEYGHTLGYTHNGNMTYQRVRMCEEGNGPEERCKGGRIEQVDGKEVQVFDNGHEVRDTDGSTYDVCSRFKDKPYTAGSYPNSIYTDCSQVPAGLIGVTSAVWQQLIDQNALPVDFTNLSSQTNYLNASLNTQDFATTMLNAISQSLSSTRSSATTYHASKTSRPFGAPLLGVNLKMGYQKYFNDYLGLSSYGIIKYNYAQANNEKIQQLSYGVGMDVLFDFITNYTNEKNPKNNLTKKVFTSSLGVFGGLRGLYNSYYLLNQYKESGNLNVTGGLNYRYKHSKYSVGISVPLVQLKSRVVSSDGTTTNSITLNEGGSHFKVFFNYGWVF